The DNA window GTCGTGGCAATGATGGTATAGCGACTCATTGTTCAACAGTCGAGAGGTTGTATGCATGGGAAGTGAAGCTCTACCAGGAGGTTAAGGTATCACAATGTATCTATGTTGCGGCTGAACTCAATACAGGACAAAACACCACGTCATTTTGATTTGTAAAAAGAaatttgtattaaaatattttcatgtactTTCTGGAACCAAATATGATTTTAGTATATAAAGGTACATCATACAATCATGTTTGCGAGGTTAACCGGTTGAAAACTTTTCTTTGATGATGTTGTAGAATGCGGAGTATTTGAAGTTAGAACATGAGAAGAAGGTAGCTATTCTTAGGAAGGTAGAGATGAAGAGTGCcgattattttaaaactgaGAAGGCGAAAAAGGATGTCGAGAAATTGGAATCGCAGATGATGGTTGCTTCCCAGGCTATTGAGGCTACTTCAACCGAGATTATCAAATTAAGGGAATCGGAGCTTTATCCACAACTTCTTGAGCTTGTAAAGGGGTTAGTTAATCTTCCTACATATTCAAAAAATCCATGCATATATTTTGGAATTTAAAGTTTTTGTTCCACCAGACATTGAACCGTTAATCTTAGGCTATCGATAGAACTTACTTTTATTGTAAAGCTTATTGTCTTTTCATAATTTTTCCCTATAGTCCCCATTTCACTTATAGATAGAAGTGTGGTGTTAATTTAGCTACACTGATGAAGATTGAACACTTGAAATATGACTGGAAAATATTCGAGTGGGTAACATGTTTTCTTTTATTTGTCCAGCTTCTATGAGACTTCTCTAAATGGATGAAATATGGTAAATTGTGAGTCGAGGAAGCGGGTGTCAAGAGGGCTGACACCAATCCTCCTTAAACTTTCATACAGATGTGTGCTTTTTCTCCTTGAAAACAGATAAATATATGCTCATTCCTTGTGTTTTAGACAACTTCGAACTTTTAGTTTCACCCTATTTCTCTCTTTTAGAAAATAGACTTCAAGTGGATGAATGTCGATATCTATTACAAGTTACAaactataatttatttatttaagcttGCCTAAATTTTTTTCCTCTTGATTTTTCCAGGCTAACATGCATGTGGAGAAGCATGTATGAGTTCCACCAGGTGCAGACGCACATAGTCCAGCAACTCAAGTACCTTAGCTCGATCCCATCTTCCAGCCCCACCTCTGAGATACATCGACAATCGACACTCCAACTCGAGCTCAGAGCTCAGCAATGGCACCTCTCCTTCTGTAACCTTATGAAGGCTCAACGTGATTATGTTCAGTCGCTCACTGGCTGGCTCCGCCTCAGTCTATTTCAAGTCGGTAACAATCCGCTTCACAAAATGAAACAAGATTCGGCCGTTTATTCACTATGTGAAGAGTGGCAGCTTGTCATCAACAATGCCCCCGACAGGGTTGCCTCGGAGGGAATCAAGAGCTTCTTAACTGTCATCCACGCCATTGTAGTGCAACAAACTGAAGAACAGAAACAAAAGAAGAGATCTGATTTGGCATTCAAAGATCTCGAGAAAAAGGGATCAGAGCTTAGATCACTGGAAAGCAAATACGGCCCATATACAATACCAGTTTGCTCTAGTGAAACAAGTAAAAACCCGGTGCAGGAGAAAAGAGTAAAGGTTGAGAGTTCACGGGTAAAAGCAGAGGATGAAAAAGCTAAGCACGAAAAATCAGTCAGTGTGACGAGGGCTATGACGATGAACAACCTGCAGATGGGGTTGCCACATGTGTTTCAGGCTATGACTGGTTTCGCCAACGTGTGTACACAGGCGTTCGAATCGATACACAATCAGGCCAAAAGTAACCATGACTTGCATAACGTGAAAATGATTTTGCCTTGAACAGCTGAGAAGGATGGATTTTCAAGCGTTAATTTTGACTCCCATGTACAGATGTGTATCACCCTGCCGGTTCAGGCTCTACGGCCTTCGGTGAATGTGAGTAATGCGGGTTCGTGCTAGAAGCCTAGAATGACGTCCATGGTCATGCTCAAGAATCGTTTAGAATGTAATATTAACTTTTTCCTCTTTACATTCATGTGTAGAGAATCCTACTCGTATTCTGGATTGATTGTGCTTGATCTTGAATATTTATATCtacttgtataattttatgttcCTCCCTCTTACCCCTTCGATATTCTTCTTGTTCCCCTGCTTGTTAGATTATGaagtatatttaattttatgttttgtatATTTGTCGCTAAACgtaattattttataatttagatAAGGATTTTGGTATATAATCATATAAATTTATGAACATTTAGATTTATGATAGATTGATTTGGtccatatttaaaataaaaatcaatattttgaCATGAAATATAGTATATTTCATGAGTtagatacattttataaaattatgaaatgatTTAATACGAGTTTTTATCAAAGATTATATATAGTTTGACGATTGATTTTGTAACACCACTTTAAGTGTACAAATTcagtttttttaatatttactaTTAAAtaaagagtaggtcttttgtgagacagtttcacggaTATTTATCTGTAAAATGAGTCAAGTCTATCGATAtgcacaataaaaaatattagcataaaaaataatactttttcatggatgaccaaataaaatatcagtATCACAAATACGTCCCGTGAAACAGTTTCACACCAATTTTTGTCTTACATAAAATATCAACACCTTATTTATAGGGATACATCGACAATATTTCTCTTTTATTATTCGAATTTATACTATTCATTAAGCTAGAATAATTTACAATAGTTGATTTGGAATTGACTTCGACTAAAATCTCGATCTTAATATTGTATTGAGTCAATTCCTAGTATTATATATTGAGTTGCCTTCTAACCActtgataatatattttaaattttatgttccaattattaatgagtaggtctcttgtgagttgtgagacgatctcacaaatctttatttgtgtgacggatcaaccctactgatattaacaataaaatgtaatactcttgtcataaaaagtaatactttttttatGGATtgttcaaataagagatctgtctcacaaatacgacacaTGAGATCGTGTCACTCAAGTTTTTGCTATTATTTATTCGTCCACGTGAGAATATTACTTTACATAATTAAgtaatatatgtgtgtgtatatatatatatatatatatatatatatatatatatatatatatatatatatatatatatatatatcgaattTGTTATCCTGCACACCTGGTGTGCAGTGTATCATGAGCACCGCCTACGTGGCGGTGCATGATTGgtcagtttttttaaaaaaaattaaacaaaaaattttatttggttGTGGGCGTGCCACGTAGGCAGGCGTCCATAGGTGTTCAGGAAAAGAGTGTGCAGGGTATCATTGCTCTATATCGAATTTGTTACTCTCCACACCTGGTGTGCAGTGTATCATGAGCACCGCCTACGTGGCGGTGCATGATTGgtcagtttttttaaaaaaactaaacaAAAAATTGTGTGTTTGTGGGCGTGCCATGTAGGCAGGTGCCCATAGGTGTGCAGGAAAAGAGTGTGCAGAGTATCATTGCTCTATATCGAATTTGTTACCCTGCACACCTGGTGTGCAGTGTATCATGAGCACCGTCTACGTGGCGGTGCATGATTGgtcagtttttttaaaaaaaattaaacaaaaaattttgtgtgGTTGTGGGCGTGCCACTAAGACAGGCGTCCATAGGTGTGCAGGAAAAAAATGTGCAGGGTATcattggtatatatatatatatatatatatatatatatatatatatatatatatatatatatatatatatatatatatatatatatggcctGGGTCTGAATCCAAGTCTCCTCTGGTGAGCGTGAGTGTCACCTACCACCACGGAGAGCTCACCAAATACAACTCCAACTAACCATCTAATTCAACTTCCCCCGGACGTTACCAATCCTATTACTCCGCCTCCGTTTTGCTGCCGCCCGCATTTCTAACCACCTCCGATGGCGGCTTCTTCCTCCATCTGCTCCCAATACACGCTTCCTCTGCCAACCCCTTCTCACAGCCATAACAAGCTCAGCTCGCGTCATTCGCTCGTCCGGTTGCCTGCCTCCGGTTCTTTAAGCTATTTCTCGTCTTTTCTATCTTCGGAATCTAATATTTATTGCAG is part of the Primulina eburnea isolate SZY01 chromosome 1, ASM2296580v1, whole genome shotgun sequence genome and encodes:
- the LOC140812463 gene encoding protein ALTERED PHOSPHATE STARVATION RESPONSE 1-like, which translates into the protein MGCWYSRLISGEEMVSRCKARKRYMKQFVKARHSFAAAHCLYLRSLRTTGAALLQFASAETSLHHHLRPRGTPVRVPPFPNPPPAMSPTSWTTTSTTTSSVVHPPPPPPPMSSSSAWDFWDPFMPASRSVDEEEWEETTINSDVAATATAAARSVAAPPSLVTATATSSSSELAVVVSTKSKDLVEIIKELNDYFVHAANAGGPLSSLLEVPTGQLSHQESSGKDDGNVKSLSPLLWTWGSSSAKWNAFGKFCDDSGRNNIGRGNDGIATHCSTVERLYAWEVKLYQEVKNAEYLKLEHEKKVAILRKVEMKSADYFKTEKAKKDVEKLESQMMVASQAIEATSTEIIKLRESELYPQLLELVKGLTCMWRSMYEFHQVQTHIVQQLKYLSSIPSSSPTSEIHRQSTLQLELRAQQWHLSFCNLMKAQRDYVQSLTGWLRLSLFQVGNNPLHKMKQDSAVYSLCEEWQLVINNAPDRVASEGIKSFLTVIHAIVVQQTEEQKQKKRSDLAFKDLEKKGSELRSLESKYGPYTIPVCSSETSKNPVQEKRVKVESSRVKAEDEKAKHEKSVSVTRAMTMNNLQMGLPHVFQAMTGFANVCTQAFESIHNQAKSNHDLHNVKMILP